A region of bacterium DNA encodes the following proteins:
- a CDS encoding T9SS type A sorting domain-containing protein has translation MSSEDLMPVPDARVRFPGSNDFVLTNAQGEFTLFTDKAIGSFVTLAAGKRGWFNKRRLFVVGTSDTIKMEPLPEEDNADFVFQNPTFCRNCHGGLFNQWSESKHARAATNSMLKQIYNGTDVNGNTGVYPGFKLNFPNEGGDCGDCHAPSAALRTPGNTELNDVWNSNSIDTAGVFCDFCHKIDSVDVNYSTGVNGSIFVKRPMPHARDINYGQFDDVTTDWMGGTYNPIYEKSAFCSGCHQYANRYGVIVDDTYDSWAASSFAAQGIQCQDCHMRPNSDSIFAGGIAAADAVVRDTNRVYSQFFKGTTPAFMNRSARLAVEKTLTQNQLSLKALVTNVGAGHKLPTGVSFRNMFLVVKADNNGQMLTQLDGDTIPFYGGVGSPAEGNFSGLPGKGFTLFTRNEDTGDSPTTNWFATEIIYDSRIPAGKTDTSSMVFKVGKNSQANIHIQLVYRAVFKAWADVKGWDMREYVMIDTVFQIQFDESIREPENYALYQNYPNPFNGDTRIKYDVPDNNQSVTIKIYNAMGQEIRTLENSRKDAGQYAVTWDGRNAKGQTVASGLYFYRMIAGKTVQTKKLLFIK, from the coding sequence GTGAGTTCAGAAGACTTGATGCCGGTGCCGGACGCGCGTGTTCGGTTTCCCGGAAGCAATGATTTCGTTTTGACCAATGCTCAAGGTGAATTTACACTCTTTACGGATAAAGCCATCGGTTCGTTTGTAACACTTGCAGCCGGTAAGCGCGGATGGTTCAATAAACGGCGGTTGTTCGTAGTCGGTACCAGCGATACTATCAAAATGGAACCATTGCCTGAAGAAGATAATGCTGATTTTGTTTTTCAAAATCCGACGTTTTGCCGGAATTGTCACGGTGGTTTATTTAATCAATGGAGTGAATCCAAACATGCGCGGGCGGCCACGAATTCGATGCTGAAACAAATCTACAACGGCACGGACGTCAACGGTAATACGGGAGTATATCCCGGGTTTAAATTGAATTTTCCGAATGAAGGCGGTGATTGCGGCGATTGCCATGCACCGTCGGCTGCGCTGCGTACGCCGGGAAATACGGAATTAAACGATGTATGGAATTCCAACAGCATCGACACGGCCGGTGTGTTCTGCGATTTCTGCCATAAGATTGACAGCGTGGACGTGAATTATTCTACCGGAGTGAACGGATCGATTTTTGTGAAACGGCCTATGCCGCATGCACGTGATATTAATTATGGACAATTTGACGATGTGACCACGGACTGGATGGGCGGTACGTATAACCCGATTTATGAAAAAAGTGCGTTTTGTTCCGGTTGCCATCAATATGCAAACCGCTACGGAGTGATTGTCGATGATACGTACGACTCATGGGCGGCGAGTTCGTTTGCGGCCCAAGGTATTCAATGCCAAGATTGTCACATGCGCCCCAACAGTGATTCGATTTTCGCCGGTGGAATTGCGGCCGCGGATGCGGTGGTACGTGATACGAACAGAGTGTACAGCCAGTTTTTTAAAGGGACGACGCCGGCATTTATGAATCGATCGGCACGATTGGCCGTGGAAAAGACGTTGACGCAAAATCAATTGTCGCTCAAAGCGCTGGTGACCAACGTCGGCGCGGGTCACAAATTACCGACCGGAGTGAGTTTCAGAAATATGTTCCTGGTAGTCAAAGCGGATAATAACGGTCAAATGTTGACACAACTCGATGGGGACACCATTCCGTTTTACGGCGGTGTGGGCAGTCCTGCGGAAGGTAATTTTTCCGGCCTTCCGGGAAAAGGATTTACGTTATTTACACGCAATGAGGATACCGGCGATTCGCCAACGACAAATTGGTTTGCTACCGAGATTATTTATGATAGCCGGATTCCGGCAGGAAAGACAGATACCAGCAGCATGGTGTTCAAGGTAGGCAAGAACTCTCAGGCGAATATTCATATCCAGTTGGTGTACCGTGCTGTTTTCAAGGCGTGGGCGGATGTCAAAGGTTGGGATATGCGGGAATATGTGATGATTGATACGGTGTTTCAGATTCAATTTGATGAATCGATACGTGAGCCGGAGAACTATGCTTTGTATCAGAATTATCCGAACCCATTCAATGGTGATACACGGATCAAATACGATGTTCCAGACAATAATCAATCGGTAACGATAAAAATATATAATGCGATGGGACAGGAGATCCGGACGCTTGAAAATTCTAGAAAAGACGCAGGTCAATACGCAGTAACGTGGGATGGCAGAAATGCCAAAGGGCAGACGGTCGCGTCCGGACTGTATTTTTACAGGATGATAGCCGGTAAGACTGTTCAAACAAAAAAGCTTTTGTTCATCAAATAA
- the guaA gene encoding glutamine-hydrolyzing GMP synthase — MQHSESILILDFGSQYTQLIARRIREMNVYCEIHPFNITPEKVRAFNPAGIILSGSPSSVDEEGAPLPDRKIFELGIPVLGVCYGMQLIAHYFGGKVDRAAQREFGRAHLLVDRKEDLFKNFPAETVVWESHGDRLEKIPPGFESIAHTENAPIAAMRDISKKCWAVQFHPEVAHTPMGKELLKNFIFDICKCSGNWTTASFVQETIREIREKVKDGYVICALSGGVDSSVVAMLLHRAIPDRFSAIFVDNGLLRKNERDQVEQTFKKFFNNHLIVADASELFLSRLKGIEDPEKKRKIIGNTFIDVFDGEVQKLKSSVGHVDFLAQGTLYPDVIESVSIKGPSATIKTHHNVGGLPEKMHLKLIEPLRELFKDEVRAVGRELGLSDELLMRHPFPGPGLAVRVLGEVTKERCDVLREADAIFIDELKSSGQYSRVWQAFTVLLPVKSVGVMGDARTYQNAVAIRAVTSQDGMTADWAHLPYELLGKISNRIINEVKGINRVTYDISSKPPATIEWE; from the coding sequence TTTTGGTTCACAGTACACACAATTAATCGCGCGGCGTATCCGCGAGATGAATGTTTATTGCGAAATTCATCCTTTCAACATTACTCCAGAGAAGGTAAGAGCGTTTAATCCGGCAGGGATCATTTTATCGGGAAGCCCTTCAAGCGTGGATGAAGAAGGCGCGCCGTTGCCGGATCGCAAAATTTTTGAATTAGGCATCCCCGTTTTGGGCGTATGTTACGGCATGCAGTTGATCGCACATTATTTTGGCGGCAAAGTCGATCGCGCAGCTCAACGCGAATTCGGTCGGGCACATTTGCTGGTCGATCGCAAGGAAGATTTATTTAAAAATTTTCCGGCTGAAACGGTCGTTTGGGAAAGTCATGGCGATCGGCTGGAAAAAATTCCTCCGGGATTTGAGAGCATCGCTCATACGGAAAACGCACCGATTGCCGCCATGCGTGATATATCAAAAAAATGCTGGGCCGTCCAATTCCATCCCGAAGTTGCGCATACTCCGATGGGGAAGGAACTGCTTAAAAATTTTATCTTCGACATTTGTAAATGTTCCGGCAACTGGACGACGGCTTCTTTCGTACAGGAAACGATTCGTGAAATTCGTGAAAAAGTCAAAGACGGTTATGTCATTTGCGCATTATCCGGCGGCGTCGACTCTTCTGTAGTGGCAATGCTATTGCATCGGGCCATTCCGGATAGATTTTCGGCTATTTTTGTCGATAACGGTTTGCTCCGAAAAAACGAACGCGACCAGGTCGAACAAACTTTTAAGAAATTTTTTAATAATCATCTGATCGTAGCCGACGCTTCTGAATTATTCTTGTCGCGGTTAAAAGGCATTGAAGATCCGGAGAAAAAAAGAAAAATTATTGGTAATACATTTATCGACGTCTTCGACGGTGAAGTTCAAAAATTAAAATCATCCGTTGGACATGTCGATTTTCTGGCTCAAGGCACTTTGTATCCGGACGTTATTGAAAGCGTTTCGATCAAGGGACCGTCGGCTACGATCAAGACGCATCACAACGTAGGTGGATTGCCCGAAAAGATGCATTTAAAGCTTATCGAACCTTTACGTGAATTGTTTAAAGACGAAGTGCGGGCCGTAGGACGTGAACTCGGATTGTCGGATGAGTTATTAATGAGGCATCCTTTTCCAGGTCCCGGTTTGGCTGTTCGCGTGCTGGGTGAAGTCACTAAGGAACGATGTGACGTGCTTCGGGAAGCCGACGCTATTTTTATCGACGAACTTAAATCTTCGGGACAATACAGCCGGGTTTGGCAGGCTTTTACCGTGTTATTGCCCGTCAAATCGGTCGGTGTAATGGGTGATGCGCGTACGTATCAGAATGCCGTGGCGATTCGCGCGGTGACCAGTCAGGATGGTATGACGGCGGATTGGGCGCATTTGCCGTACGAACTGCTCGGAAAAATTTCAAACCGCATTATCAATGAAGTCAAAGGCATCAATCGCGTTACATACGATATCAGTTCCAAACCGCCGGCGACGATTGAATGGGAATAA
- a CDS encoding methyltransferase domain-containing protein: MTSFGTIFRSLIRSSNEPRHSFKKYECLTYHEHRCTICPAISLRYETEVKLKDRAFKEFWSKNGFPGKPESLTASPLGRRYRTNSKRRVFATREGPLLGFTELDRTGRVRPLDVIDCPIEPSDHSRVYNLVQQFIDDRSGRALGREMNYVIVKGTYKQLTVLLSLKHYTPSLNAGLNQLSKNLTREIQSVTSVFSFLDEHSRYYMSDKADISPQGLRKIFGGSEITATVTGNKLSYSPLVFSQTNASMINWMVQKASECLQPKPDEHLYDWYCGYGVFAISLAHAYKAVHGVESSADAVESAKVNASRLKISNVRFTNARLDRDTITRFPVSNETVVILDPPRNGTDQGVIEWLAEGGIKKALHLFCEIDHLPKEIERWNRSGFRPVRIIPFDMFPGTDSVETMVLLEPKA; this comes from the coding sequence ATGACATCTTTCGGAACGATTTTTCGTAGCCTCATCCGTTCTTCAAATGAGCCCCGCCATTCCTTCAAAAAATACGAATGCCTGACTTATCATGAACACCGCTGCACGATTTGTCCGGCGATTTCATTGCGTTATGAAACGGAAGTAAAGCTGAAGGACCGAGCCTTTAAAGAATTTTGGAGTAAGAACGGATTTCCGGGCAAACCGGAATCATTGACGGCGTCGCCGTTGGGAAGGCGATACCGTACGAACAGCAAGCGTCGCGTATTTGCAACGCGTGAAGGCCCTTTGTTGGGGTTTACAGAATTGGATCGCACCGGACGCGTCAGGCCTTTGGACGTGATCGACTGCCCGATTGAACCGTCGGATCACTCACGTGTTTATAATCTCGTTCAACAATTCATTGACGATCGCAGTGGACGGGCATTGGGTCGAGAAATGAATTATGTTATTGTCAAAGGGACGTACAAACAGCTTACCGTTTTGTTGAGCCTTAAACATTATACACCGTCTCTTAATGCCGGGCTCAATCAACTCTCCAAAAACCTTACACGGGAAATCCAATCGGTCACGAGCGTTTTTTCGTTTTTGGATGAACACAGTCGTTATTACATGTCCGATAAAGCCGATATTTCGCCACAAGGTTTGAGAAAAATTTTCGGTGGCTCTGAAATTACTGCAACGGTTACCGGCAACAAACTTTCATATTCACCTCTGGTTTTCTCGCAGACCAATGCATCAATGATTAATTGGATGGTACAAAAAGCATCGGAATGTCTTCAGCCGAAGCCGGACGAACACTTGTATGACTGGTATTGCGGCTATGGCGTTTTTGCTATTTCGCTGGCGCATGCTTACAAGGCCGTTCATGGAGTCGAATCGTCGGCAGACGCGGTCGAATCAGCCAAAGTCAATGCATCGCGATTGAAGATTTCCAACGTACGTTTTACCAACGCTCGCCTCGATCGCGATACGATTACAAGATTCCCGGTTAGCAACGAAACGGTTGTTATCCTCGATCCGCCGCGTAACGGCACGGATCAAGGCGTGATCGAGTGGCTTGCGGAAGGTGGCATCAAAAAAGCGCTCCATTTATTTTGTGAAATTGACCATCTTCCGAAGGAAATTGAGCGCTGGAATCGAAGCGGATTCAGGCCTGTTCGGATTATACCTTTTGATATGTTTCCCGGTACGGACAGCGTTGAAACCATGGTATTGCTTGAGCCCAAGGCCTGA